Proteins encoded within one genomic window of Candidatus Berkiella cookevillensis:
- a CDS encoding NAD-dependent malic enzyme, with amino-acid sequence MDANVLQRKGMVKNTVLKYINKIDKKTGQEWIETALRGKPVLTTPLLNKDTAFSDQERKELGLLGKLPNCIETLAQQVARISLQYQRYSSNLQKFIYLSGLHDSNEVLFYRFLLDNLAEALPIIYTPNVGTAVKEYSHEFRQPRGLYISYPHIDEIDDVLEHRTHPDVDVIVATDGEGVLGIGDQGIGAMDISIAKLVVYSLCGINPYRTLPIMLDVGTDNQQLLDDPMYIGWRSKRIRGDKYHAFIEKFVQAVHRKLPNVFLHWEDFGRENARSILDRYKDYHCMFNDDMQGTGVISLAAIIAAIGATSVPIQNHKIIIFGAGTAGVGIADQLYDAMLRYGMDPQDARKRFWLMDRPGVLLEDTPGLMEHQRKYARSKEEAKYYPPGHDLLTVVQQAKPTILIGTSTVRGAFTEEVIRTIAKHVAQPIIFPLSNPNDNCEANPENVLKWTEGRALIATGSPFDPVMLGDRKYVIAQCNNALAFPGIGLGVIVSRAKAVTDNMLWAAVQAICERSPAQKDPREPLLPSVVDITSLASHIAVRVAEQAIRDGVSDLKAEQSIENLVRAGTWEPYYRTIKAV; translated from the coding sequence ATGGATGCAAATGTTTTACAACGCAAGGGAATGGTTAAAAACACTGTGTTAAAATACATCAATAAAATTGATAAAAAGACCGGGCAAGAGTGGATAGAAACCGCCTTAAGAGGCAAGCCTGTCCTCACAACTCCTTTGCTCAATAAAGATACAGCTTTTTCAGACCAAGAGCGTAAAGAGCTTGGTCTTTTAGGCAAACTGCCAAATTGTATTGAAACCTTAGCGCAGCAAGTCGCACGTATTAGCCTACAATACCAACGCTACTCGAGTAATCTGCAAAAATTTATTTATTTAAGTGGTTTGCATGATAGTAACGAGGTGCTGTTTTATCGATTTTTGCTAGATAATTTGGCAGAGGCATTACCCATCATTTACACACCGAATGTTGGCACAGCCGTTAAAGAATATAGTCATGAGTTTCGCCAACCGCGTGGTTTATACATCAGCTATCCACATATTGATGAGATTGATGATGTATTAGAGCATCGTACACATCCTGATGTTGATGTGATTGTTGCAACGGATGGTGAGGGTGTGCTTGGTATTGGTGATCAAGGGATTGGGGCGATGGATATTTCGATTGCTAAACTTGTGGTTTACAGTTTATGCGGTATTAATCCTTATCGCACACTGCCCATTATGTTAGATGTGGGTACAGACAACCAGCAATTATTAGACGATCCCATGTACATTGGGTGGCGTAGTAAACGTATTCGTGGTGATAAATACCATGCCTTCATTGAAAAATTCGTGCAGGCTGTGCATCGCAAACTGCCAAACGTATTTTTACATTGGGAAGATTTTGGTAGAGAAAATGCACGTAGTATCTTAGACAGATATAAAGACTATCACTGTATGTTCAATGATGACATGCAGGGCACAGGTGTTATATCGTTGGCTGCCATCATAGCAGCTATTGGTGCGACCTCTGTTCCTATTCAGAATCATAAGATTATTATTTTTGGTGCGGGTACTGCGGGTGTTGGTATTGCCGATCAATTGTATGATGCTATGTTACGTTATGGGATGGATCCACAAGATGCAAGAAAAAGATTTTGGTTAATGGATAGACCAGGTGTCTTGCTAGAAGATACCCCGGGTTTAATGGAGCATCAACGTAAATATGCAAGAAGCAAAGAAGAAGCTAAATATTACCCACCAGGACATGATTTATTAACGGTTGTTCAGCAGGCCAAGCCAACCATCTTGATTGGCACATCGACTGTTCGTGGTGCTTTCACAGAAGAGGTAATTCGTACTATTGCTAAACATGTTGCACAGCCTATTATTTTTCCACTTTCAAATCCAAATGATAATTGTGAGGCGAATCCAGAAAACGTATTGAAGTGGACAGAAGGAAGAGCCTTGATTGCAACAGGCAGCCCTTTTGATCCTGTTATGCTTGGCGATCGAAAGTACGTGATTGCACAATGCAATAATGCGTTAGCATTCCCTGGCATTGGGCTTGGTGTGATTGTGTCTCGTGCAAAAGCAGTGACAGATAATATGCTTTGGGCAGCGGTGCAAGCCATCTGTGAGCGATCACCGGCACAAAAAGATCCAAGAGAGCCTCTATTACCAAGTGTTGTGGATATCACAAGCT